Proteins encoded together in one Lachnospiraceae bacterium JLR.KK008 window:
- a CDS encoding DUF6240 domain-containing protein: protein MKITFQPTDRDQKIERYQTAQRESAVRRIGTETGYTIDIGKTASGHEIEKGHAKTTEEIMQEAGRQNVALTRDYMAVMSNTMSDEDFANLQENGYEPGDTEVETAVTIVDRIKASLMQAGVSIAGYTDTIDMETLTEITGDAALAEEMSRTFSEMGVPLTEETAKMAFQALEEAGKLSEPSDDAAKYMITNGKEPVIEDLYVAQYSSTEQMGRQGKGYYRDDLGYLTKKAEDFNWDGLKSQIDHIIEDAGLEGVAEAEEGAKWLISSGIPLTKETLTSYMEMKNISLPIGQKALMQAMAAAVADGKKPSRANLTGALSLWEQAAKIWKRTQELSDQAADLTAGQGKSLTLRNLDAAQRLLESGYYHVTEENAAARRQLEEIRLQMTIAANRELLKSGYSIETQELEKVIEALKDVEDAQNRILFGGEGTQETAERAALYEEATAAVQSIPQMPAAVVGRVSVSQSEFTLHQVREEGEALALAYKKANESYETFQTAPRSDMGDSIRKAFDSTESLLEELGLETTDANKRAVRILGYNQLEITEENIATVKAADQALRNVVQKMTPAATLQMIRDGKNPLAMTVEELDDYLSRQQQDDPQKEQEKFSRFLYKLEQKKEITEEEKQSYIGIYRLLRQVEKSDGAVIGSLIHQGGELSFKNLLTAVRTAHAKRMDTAVDDDTGVLHEVKEKGVSIDSQIDAAFTGTKQEKEIDYYRRLSREIYNNLDADKLIGAAVDEAMGLEAFAEKMRQTESDRSADSAYRREQIAQYRQAQQVEKNAVNMLEMLEEPVTLENVRAMAACEQDMSGAWKKIRQEADAHSVDNKNQLEEKIAQLEENFESREEAAEAYHKLADTQKEILDEAMYETDNVTSLDMRQLGLIYKQVSFTAKLADTERYEIPVMMEDSVMALHLQVIHSDINKGMVEASMDMEAYGKIVIKLQLEDDQVKGFLIGSQKGSDEALQEMQEQIRERLEQTGLRTESMDIGFRKNLHTGFSEETNQGQQSQTSTKRLYNIAKTVISVVRKQSERGSYNENKL from the coding sequence ATGAAAATCACATTCCAGCCGACAGACAGGGATCAGAAAATAGAAAGATACCAGACAGCACAGAGAGAATCCGCGGTCCGCAGGATCGGCACAGAAACCGGTTATACGATTGATATTGGGAAAACAGCTTCCGGCCATGAGATAGAAAAGGGACATGCAAAAACGACAGAAGAGATTATGCAGGAAGCGGGCAGGCAAAATGTTGCTCTGACGCGCGACTATATGGCAGTTATGTCGAATACAATGTCCGATGAAGACTTTGCAAATCTTCAGGAGAACGGTTATGAACCGGGAGATACGGAAGTGGAGACTGCCGTGACGATCGTAGACAGGATTAAGGCGTCTCTGATGCAGGCTGGGGTATCGATAGCAGGATATACGGACACGATCGATATGGAAACGCTGACGGAAATAACAGGAGATGCGGCACTGGCAGAAGAAATGTCACGGACATTTTCTGAGATGGGTGTGCCACTCACGGAAGAGACTGCAAAAATGGCGTTTCAGGCATTGGAAGAGGCAGGGAAATTGTCAGAGCCAAGTGATGATGCTGCCAAATACATGATTACGAACGGAAAAGAACCGGTTATAGAAGATCTTTATGTGGCACAGTACAGTAGTACGGAGCAGATGGGCAGACAGGGAAAGGGCTATTATCGGGACGATCTCGGATATTTGACAAAAAAAGCGGAAGATTTTAACTGGGACGGACTAAAATCTCAAATAGATCATATCATTGAAGATGCCGGACTGGAAGGAGTGGCGGAGGCCGAAGAAGGGGCAAAGTGGCTGATCAGCTCCGGTATCCCGCTGACGAAAGAGACTCTGACTTCTTATATGGAAATGAAAAATATCTCTCTGCCGATCGGGCAGAAAGCATTAATGCAGGCGATGGCGGCAGCAGTAGCAGACGGAAAAAAACCTTCCAGGGCGAATCTGACAGGAGCTCTTTCTCTCTGGGAACAGGCGGCAAAGATCTGGAAGCGGACGCAGGAGCTTTCAGATCAGGCGGCAGATCTGACTGCCGGTCAGGGAAAGAGCCTGACACTGCGCAATCTGGATGCGGCGCAAAGGTTACTGGAAAGTGGTTATTATCATGTTACGGAAGAGAACGCTGCGGCCAGAAGGCAGTTGGAAGAAATCAGACTACAGATGACAATCGCTGCCAACAGAGAACTGTTGAAGAGCGGTTATTCGATTGAGACACAAGAGCTGGAAAAAGTGATAGAGGCTCTGAAAGATGTCGAAGATGCGCAAAACAGGATTTTATTTGGAGGGGAAGGGACGCAGGAGACTGCGGAGAGAGCCGCACTGTACGAAGAGGCAACGGCTGCGGTTCAAAGTATCCCGCAGATGCCGGCAGCAGTTGTGGGCCGGGTAAGTGTTTCACAGTCTGAATTTACATTGCATCAGGTAAGGGAGGAAGGGGAAGCACTGGCCTTAGCTTACAAAAAGGCCAATGAGAGTTATGAAACATTCCAGACCGCTCCGCGCAGTGATATGGGAGATTCTATCCGAAAAGCGTTTGACAGTACGGAAAGTCTGCTGGAAGAATTAGGACTGGAGACGACCGATGCCAATAAGAGAGCCGTGAGAATACTTGGTTATAATCAACTGGAGATCACGGAAGAAAATATAGCGACAGTAAAAGCGGCTGATCAGGCATTGCGCAATGTCGTTCAGAAGATGACGCCTGCAGCCACTCTGCAAATGATCCGGGACGGTAAAAATCCGCTGGCAATGACAGTGGAAGAGCTGGATGATTATCTGAGCAGACAGCAGCAGGACGATCCGCAGAAGGAACAGGAGAAGTTCAGCAGATTTTTATATAAACTGGAACAGAAGAAAGAAATTACAGAAGAAGAAAAGCAGTCTTACATTGGAATTTACCGGCTTCTCCGCCAGGTGGAAAAGTCCGACGGGGCAGTGATTGGAAGCCTGATCCATCAAGGTGGTGAGCTTTCCTTTAAAAATTTGCTCACGGCAGTGCGGACCGCACATGCAAAGCGGATGGATACGGCAGTGGATGACGATACGGGCGTGTTGCACGAAGTAAAAGAAAAAGGTGTTTCGATAGACAGTCAGATTGATGCGGCCTTTACGGGAACGAAACAGGAAAAGGAAATCGACTATTACAGACGGCTCAGTCGTGAAATTTATAACAATCTGGATGCCGACAAGCTGATTGGGGCGGCAGTGGATGAAGCTATGGGTCTGGAGGCGTTTGCCGAGAAAATGCGTCAGACAGAGAGCGACAGATCGGCAGACAGCGCTTACCGGAGAGAGCAGATCGCACAGTACAGACAGGCGCAGCAAGTGGAAAAAAATGCTGTGAATATGCTGGAAATGTTGGAAGAACCGGTCACGCTGGAAAATGTCAGAGCAATGGCGGCCTGCGAACAGGATATGTCCGGAGCTTGGAAAAAGATCAGACAGGAAGCGGATGCGCATTCTGTCGATAATAAAAACCAGCTGGAAGAAAAAATTGCGCAGCTGGAAGAAAATTTTGAGAGCAGGGAAGAGGCAGCCGAGGCTTATCATAAACTGGCAGATACGCAAAAAGAGATATTGGATGAGGCCATGTATGAGACAGACAATGTGACTTCTCTGGATATGAGACAGCTTGGTCTGATCTATAAACAGGTTTCGTTTACAGCAAAACTGGCGGACACCGAGAGATATGAAATTCCGGTTATGATGGAAGATTCGGTGATGGCACTTCATCTTCAGGTGATTCATTCCGATATAAATAAAGGAATGGTGGAAGCATCCATGGATATGGAGGCTTATGGAAAGATTGTCATCAAACTTCAGCTCGAAGACGATCAGGTAAAAGGATTTTTGATCGGTTCCCAGAAGGGAAGCGATGAAGCATTACAGGAGATGCAGGAGCAGATCAGAGAACGCCTGGAGCAGACAGGTCTGCGGACAGAGAGTATGGATATTGGCTTCCGTAAAAATCTGCACACCGGCTTTTCTGAAGAGACGAATCAGGGTCAGCAGAGTCAGACTTCCACAAAAAGGCTTTACAACATTGCAAAAACAGTGATAAGTGTCGTACGTAAACAGTCAGAAAGGGGTTCCTATAATGAAAATAAACTTTAA
- a CDS encoding TatD family hydrolase, which yields MIFETHAHYDDAAFEQDRDELLCSLPENDIKNVINVSSSLQSVSKTIALSEKYPFVYAAAGIHPSETGELTEESFQWLRAQCDHEKVISVGEIGLDYYWKEPSPEIQKKWFERQLHLAQEINLPVIIHSREAAKDTLDMMKQLHAERSGGVIHCFSYTKETAREFLNMDYYFGIGGVVTFHNAKKLKEAVAYIPIEKIVLETDSPYLAPVPNRGKRNSSLNLPFIAKEIANIKGISYDKVVEITRENGEKLWHI from the coding sequence ATGATATTTGAAACACATGCCCACTATGATGATGCCGCATTTGAACAAGACAGAGACGAGTTGTTGTGCAGTCTGCCGGAAAATGACATTAAAAATGTCATTAATGTCAGTTCCAGCCTGCAAAGTGTCAGCAAAACGATTGCTCTCTCCGAAAAATATCCGTTTGTCTATGCCGCCGCAGGCATTCATCCGAGTGAAACCGGAGAGTTGACAGAAGAGAGTTTCCAGTGGTTGAGAGCACAGTGTGATCATGAAAAAGTGATTTCTGTCGGAGAGATCGGGCTGGATTATTATTGGAAAGAACCTTCCCCTGAAATACAGAAAAAATGGTTTGAGAGGCAACTTCATCTGGCACAGGAAATAAACCTGCCGGTTATCATTCATTCCAGAGAGGCGGCCAAAGATACTCTGGATATGATGAAGCAACTTCACGCGGAACGGTCAGGCGGTGTGATCCATTGTTTTTCTTATACAAAGGAAACAGCCAGAGAATTTTTAAATATGGACTATTATTTTGGTATCGGAGGTGTTGTCACCTTTCATAATGCCAAAAAATTAAAAGAGGCGGTGGCATATATTCCGATTGAAAAGATCGTCCTTGAGACAGACAGCCCTTATCTGGCGCCGGTTCCAAACCGCGGTAAAAGGAACAGTTCTCTGAATCTTCCTTTTATTGCAAAAGAGATTGCCAATATAAAGGGAATTTCTTATGATAAGGTAGTGGAGATAACAAGAGAGAACGGAGAGAAATTATGGCACATTTAG
- the rsmA gene encoding 16S rRNA (adenine(1518)-N(6)/adenine(1519)-N(6))-dimethyltransferase RsmA: MAHLGKISSTVEILNKYHFNFQKRYGQNFLVDSHILDNIVQAAEVTEDDCVLEIGPGIGTMTQYLAESAREVIAVEIDRFLIPILKETLADYNNVSIINEDILKVNLKALAEEKNGGRPIKVVANLPYYITTPIIMGLFESCVPLESITVMVQKEVAERMQAGPGTKDYGALSLAVQYYARPEVMMDVSPNCFIPRPNVGSAVVRLNKYKENPVQVADETYLFSLIRAAFGQRRKTLANSLGNAGSLEVTKEQIQDALKQMELSATVRGEALTLSQFACLSDILKGKSS; encoded by the coding sequence ATGGCACATTTAGGAAAGATTTCCAGTACTGTTGAGATTTTAAATAAATATCACTTCAATTTTCAGAAACGATACGGGCAAAATTTTCTGGTCGATTCTCATATTCTGGATAATATCGTACAAGCTGCGGAAGTGACAGAAGATGACTGTGTGTTGGAGATTGGACCTGGCATCGGAACGATGACCCAATATCTGGCAGAGTCTGCCAGAGAAGTGATTGCGGTGGAGATCGACAGATTTCTGATTCCAATTCTGAAAGAGACGTTAGCGGACTATAATAATGTCTCAATTATCAATGAAGACATATTAAAGGTCAATCTGAAAGCGCTCGCGGAGGAGAAAAACGGAGGCAGACCGATCAAAGTAGTTGCCAATCTGCCGTATTATATTACAACGCCGATCATTATGGGATTATTTGAGAGCTGTGTACCACTTGAAAGCATCACAGTTATGGTACAGAAAGAAGTGGCTGAGAGAATGCAGGCCGGGCCGGGCACGAAAGATTATGGCGCACTTTCATTGGCGGTACAGTATTATGCCAGACCGGAAGTAATGATGGACGTCTCTCCTAATTGTTTCATTCCCAGACCAAATGTTGGAAGCGCCGTAGTACGGCTGAACAAATATAAAGAAAATCCAGTTCAGGTAGCAGATGAAACATATCTGTTTTCACTGATCCGGGCAGCGTTCGGACAGAGAAGAAAAACTTTGGCGAACAGTCTTGGTAATGCAGGAAGTCTGGAGGTGACAAAAGAACAGATACAGGACGCGTTGAAACAAATGGAACTTTCTGCCACTGTCAGAGGGGAAGCTCTGACCTTATCTCAGTTTGCATGTCTGAGTGATATTCTGAAGGGCAAATCGTCTTGA
- a CDS encoding flagellar protein FliS: protein MTDEARKNFTMRITQANKSELIVILYEMYLAYVEDAVRDQNDRDKFREAIRKARGCVTELMNSLDHRYEVAHNLLRLYSYINKEMAGADVRGSIEPLSRCRKVMTELMEAYRTVSQEDTSGPVMGNTQTVYAGLTYGKGKLTESLSHEGSRGFLA from the coding sequence ATGACGGACGAAGCAAGAAAAAATTTTACGATGCGGATCACGCAGGCGAATAAGAGCGAGCTGATCGTAATACTTTATGAAATGTATCTGGCGTATGTAGAAGATGCGGTCAGGGATCAGAATGACCGGGATAAATTCCGGGAAGCGATCCGCAAGGCAAGAGGATGTGTCACCGAGCTGATGAATTCTCTCGACCACAGATACGAAGTAGCACATAATCTGCTCCGGCTATATAGTTATATCAATAAAGAAATGGCAGGAGCAGATGTCCGTGGCAGTATAGAACCTCTCAGTCGTTGTCGAAAAGTGATGACGGAATTGATGGAGGCTTATCGGACAGTGAGTCAGGAGGATACTTCGGGTCCTGTTATGGGGAATACGCAGACAGTATATGCCGGATTAACCTACGGAAAAGGGAAACTCACGGAAAGTCTGTCGCACGAGGGGAGCCGGGGATTCCTCGCATAA
- a CDS encoding pro-sigmaK processing inhibitor BofA family protein, with protein sequence MCVVILCVISLRKKAEFLLNFLLRGIIGMISIFFINEMLAAQNFAIMVGINPWTALTSAILGLPGVLLLYGIHLFKFL encoded by the coding sequence ATGTGTGTTGTGATATTGTGTGTGATCTCACTCCGAAAAAAAGCGGAATTTCTTCTCAATTTTCTGCTTCGGGGCATTATTGGGATGATTTCCATTTTTTTCATCAACGAGATGCTTGCAGCGCAAAACTTTGCTATCATGGTAGGGATTAATCCGTGGACGGCTTTGACATCCGCAATCCTTGGATTACCGGGGGTTTTATTGCTTTACGGTATTCACCTTTTTAAATTTTTGTAA
- the glgB gene encoding 1,4-alpha-glucan branching protein GlgB produces MAERETVFISEADQYLFAKGTHYDIYKKLGAHLSEEKGKKGVFFAVWAPNAAKVNVIGSFNDWDEEIHEMEKIGPIGIYTLFIPGIKEGELYKFLVTAQDGRKLYKADPFANYAQKRPDTASVITDLGHIKWSDSEWMEAREKKDLNAEPIAIYECHIGSWMRHPDEESEGFYSYKEFADALVKYLKKMRYTHVELMGIAEHPFDGSWGYQVTGYYAPTSRYGTPKEFAYLVNKLHKNKIGVILDWVPAHFPKDAHGLAEFDGSAVFEHPDSRLGEHPDWGTKIFNYSKNEVVNFLIANALFWIKEFHIDGLRVDAVASMLYLDYGKQDGQWVANKYGDNKNLEAIEFFKHMNSVIRGTFPGVMTIAEESTAWPKVTGSIEEGGLYFSFKWNMGWMHDFCEYMKLDPIYRKGNHYAMTFAMSYNDSENYIMPLSHDEVVHLKCSMVNKMPGYQKDKYANLRTGYTYMFGHEGKKLLFMGQEFGQEREWSEERELDWFLLGEELNRGMQDYVAELLKIYRKYSCLHEIDNSWEGFEWVKADDAEQSTYAFIRKCPSGKQKLLFVMNMTPMERKEYRVGVPDKKKYKLLLNSDDTKFGGDGNEIPLSIAAEKTPCDYRDYSICFDLPPYTSAIFVF; encoded by the coding sequence ATGGCAGAGCGGGAGACTGTATTTATTTCGGAAGCAGATCAGTATTTGTTTGCGAAGGGTACGCATTATGATATTTATAAAAAACTGGGTGCGCATCTATCCGAAGAAAAGGGGAAAAAAGGGGTATTTTTTGCGGTTTGGGCGCCAAATGCGGCAAAAGTCAATGTTATAGGCAGTTTTAACGACTGGGATGAGGAAATTCATGAGATGGAAAAAATCGGTCCCATCGGTATCTATACTCTGTTTATACCTGGTATCAAAGAGGGAGAATTATATAAATTTCTGGTCACAGCGCAGGATGGAAGAAAATTGTACAAGGCGGACCCTTTTGCCAATTATGCACAAAAACGGCCTGATACGGCGTCTGTCATCACCGATCTCGGTCATATCAAATGGTCAGACAGCGAATGGATGGAAGCGAGAGAAAAAAAAGATCTGAATGCGGAGCCGATCGCAATTTATGAATGTCATATCGGTTCCTGGATGCGCCATCCTGATGAAGAAAGTGAAGGGTTTTACAGTTATAAGGAATTTGCAGACGCGCTTGTCAAATATCTGAAAAAAATGCGCTATACACATGTGGAGCTGATGGGAATTGCAGAACATCCGTTTGATGGTTCCTGGGGTTATCAGGTGACTGGTTATTATGCGCCTACTTCCAGATATGGGACGCCGAAAGAGTTTGCATATCTTGTCAATAAACTTCATAAGAATAAGATCGGCGTAATTCTGGACTGGGTACCCGCTCATTTTCCAAAAGATGCACATGGCCTGGCGGAATTTGATGGCTCTGCCGTGTTTGAACATCCGGATTCGCGACTCGGGGAACATCCGGACTGGGGAACGAAAATATTTAATTACAGTAAAAATGAAGTTGTCAATTTTCTGATTGCCAACGCTCTTTTCTGGATCAAAGAATTTCATATCGATGGTCTGCGGGTTGACGCTGTCGCTTCCATGCTTTATCTGGATTATGGAAAGCAGGATGGTCAATGGGTGGCCAATAAATATGGCGATAATAAAAATCTGGAAGCGATCGAATTTTTCAAACATATGAATTCTGTCATCCGCGGGACATTCCCGGGTGTGATGACAATCGCTGAGGAATCGACTGCCTGGCCAAAAGTAACAGGGTCGATCGAGGAAGGCGGTCTGTATTTCAGCTTTAAATGGAATATGGGCTGGATGCATGATTTCTGCGAATATATGAAACTGGACCCGATTTATCGGAAGGGAAATCATTATGCGATGACGTTTGCCATGAGCTATAATGACAGCGAAAACTATATTATGCCGCTGTCTCACGATGAAGTCGTTCATCTCAAATGTTCGATGGTCAACAAAATGCCAGGATACCAGAAAGACAAGTATGCAAACTTAAGGACCGGATATACATACATGTTCGGTCACGAGGGAAAGAAACTGTTGTTTATGGGCCAGGAATTCGGTCAGGAGAGAGAGTGGAGTGAAGAGAGAGAGCTTGACTGGTTTCTGCTCGGCGAGGAATTAAATCGTGGTATGCAGGACTATGTAGCGGAACTGTTGAAAATCTACCGGAAGTATTCCTGTCTGCATGAAATTGATAACAGCTGGGAAGGATTCGAATGGGTTAAAGCTGACGACGCAGAACAGAGTACCTATGCCTTTATCCGCAAATGTCCGTCCGGTAAACAAAAATTGTTGTTTGTCATGAATATGACGCCGATGGAGAGAAAGGAATATCGTGTCGGTGTCCCTGATAAAAAGAAATATAAATTGCTGCTCAACAGTGATGATACGAAATTCGGAGGAGATGGCAATGAGATTCCTCTGTCGATCGCAGCGGAAAAAACGCCGTGCGACTACCGGGATTATTCAATCTGTTTTGATCTTCCGCCGTACACATCTGCCATATTTGTTTTTTAG
- a CDS encoding YaaL family protein encodes MKSYFSKSSYVDKEDNSILNDIAKTRRALETAYAGFENATDPDLIDCYIYEVNAVQKRYKYLLQEAAKLNLAAETPKAENLCEESPAPLVRQTFREFPFSVG; translated from the coding sequence ATGAAATCCTATTTCAGCAAAAGCTCCTATGTCGATAAAGAGGACAACAGTATACTAAACGATATTGCAAAGACCCGTCGCGCTCTTGAAACCGCCTATGCCGGTTTTGAAAACGCCACGGACCCTGACTTGATCGACTGCTATATTTATGAAGTAAATGCTGTACAGAAACGCTATAAATATCTGCTTCAGGAAGCAGCCAAATTAAATCTGGCAGCAGAGACACCAAAGGCAGAAAATTTATGCGAGGAATCCCCGGCTCCCCTCGTGCGACAGACTTTCCGTGAGTTTCCCTTTTCCGTAGGTTAA
- a CDS encoding flagellin has translation MKINFNMSAIITNDCLTKSENALSNSIEKLSSGYKINHAKDSPSGIAIAKRMNAQIRSMTRAEQNANDGISVIGVAEGTLSEVHDMLQRLNELSIKASNGPLSDGDRQIVQEEVDSLLEEIDRIADSTEYNGSILLDGTFDLKGYVEKSDKANAVLNTSAIKIQSYSDEARAGFYELEIHSYQDAVTGEYYFTGATINGAAAGPGGTATMNVHGKPVPQQTVDNQIYSYDEKMSTVTITADKSFSLTLEIDLEALVASGDIPGDKVVVLDLTGIGAMTMQVGANEGQTLDIRIPKVSSKNLAIEDLDVSTEDEARKSIDRISKAINEISNIRSRLGAYENRLEHIVSSLDTTEESMTAAYSRIIDVNMAEEMTEYTKDQVLSQAGTSMLAQANQRPSQILQLLQ, from the coding sequence ATGAAAATAAACTTTAATATGTCGGCAATCATAACCAATGACTGCCTCACAAAATCAGAAAACGCATTGTCCAATTCCATTGAAAAGTTGTCTTCCGGTTATAAGATCAACCATGCGAAAGACAGCCCTTCCGGTATTGCCATTGCCAAAAGGATGAATGCACAGATCAGAAGTATGACAAGAGCCGAGCAAAATGCCAACGACGGAATTTCCGTAATCGGTGTAGCGGAAGGTACGCTCTCAGAAGTGCATGATATGTTACAAAGGCTGAATGAATTGAGCATCAAAGCGTCCAACGGTCCTTTGTCTGACGGTGACAGACAGATTGTTCAGGAGGAAGTTGATTCTTTGTTGGAAGAGATTGACCGTATCGCCGATTCCACAGAATATAACGGAAGTATATTATTAGATGGCACCTTTGATCTGAAAGGATATGTGGAGAAGTCTGACAAAGCCAATGCGGTCCTGAATACGTCTGCGATTAAAATACAGTCATATTCGGATGAAGCAAGAGCCGGTTTCTATGAGTTGGAGATACATTCTTATCAGGATGCAGTCACCGGTGAGTATTATTTTACCGGTGCGACGATCAATGGAGCGGCAGCAGGACCGGGCGGCACTGCGACAATGAATGTACATGGCAAACCGGTTCCTCAGCAGACAGTGGATAATCAGATCTATTCGTATGATGAGAAGATGAGCACTGTGACAATCACTGCAGATAAAAGTTTCTCTCTGACATTGGAGATCGATCTGGAAGCCCTGGTGGCATCCGGAGATATACCTGGTGACAAAGTTGTAGTTCTGGATCTGACCGGTATTGGCGCTATGACAATGCAGGTAGGGGCTAATGAAGGACAGACTTTGGATATTCGGATTCCGAAAGTATCCAGTAAAAATCTGGCGATCGAAGATCTGGACGTCTCGACCGAAGATGAGGCGAGAAAATCGATTGACAGAATTTCCAAAGCGATCAATGAGATTTCCAATATTCGTTCCCGTCTCGGCGCCTATGAGAATCGTCTGGAGCATATTGTATCGAGTCTGGATACGACGGAGGAAAGTATGACTGCCGCTTATTCACGGATTATCGATGTGAACATGGCGGAAGAAATGACAGAATATACGAAAGATCAGGTGCTCAGTCAGGCTGGTACTTCGATGTTGGCACAGGCAAATCAGAGGCCGTCACAGATTTTGCAGCTTCTTCAGTAA